From a single Anaerolineales bacterium genomic region:
- a CDS encoding class I SAM-dependent methyltransferase — MDPREYELMYCVEDQHWWYRGMESITCALIDDRIRPTSRLNILDAGCGTGAAMTTYLAEYGDVTGVDFHLQALEFCRKRNARRLACASVLDLPFDSASFDLVTSFDVLYERGVSSELTALREFARVLTDAGRVLLRLPAYDWLRGEHDRRVHTNRRYTKRGVRSLLEESGFIVEHLSHANMLLFPLAVIKRLGERIFHPREGTSDLSLEVGILNPVFKFVLASEAPLVSRTGLPFGLSVVAIGRKRQA; from the coding sequence ATGGACCCGCGCGAATATGAACTCATGTACTGTGTCGAAGATCAACATTGGTGGTATCGCGGCATGGAGAGCATTACATGCGCGCTCATTGATGATCGAATACGTCCCACTTCCCGCCTCAATATTCTGGATGCGGGCTGCGGGACCGGTGCGGCAATGACCACCTATCTGGCGGAATACGGCGATGTGACCGGCGTGGACTTCCACCTGCAGGCATTGGAGTTCTGCCGCAAGCGGAATGCCCGCCGCCTCGCCTGCGCCTCCGTGCTGGATCTGCCATTTGATTCTGCTTCCTTTGACCTTGTCACCAGCTTTGACGTCCTGTACGAGCGCGGCGTCTCCAGCGAGTTGACCGCCTTGCGCGAATTCGCCCGCGTGTTGACGGATGCCGGGCGCGTCCTCCTGCGTCTGCCTGCCTACGACTGGCTGCGGGGAGAACATGACCGGCGTGTGCATACCAACCGTCGGTATACGAAAAGAGGCGTTCGGTCATTGCTGGAGGAGAGCGGTTTCATCGTGGAACATTTATCCCATGCCAATATGCTGCTCTTTCCGCTTGCGGTCATCAAGCGGCTCGGTGAACGGATTTTTCATCCGCGTGAAGGGACATCCGATCTTTCGTTGGAAGTTGGCATCCTGAACCCTGTATTCAAATTCGTGCTTGCCAGTGAAGCACCGCTCGTGTCGCGCACCGGACTCCCTTTTGGATTGAGTGTGGTTGCCATTGGCAGAAAACGGCAGGCATAA
- a CDS encoding NADP-dependent malic enzyme → MATFTREDALEYHRLKGKPGKVAIVPTKPMDTQRDLSLAYSPGVAEPVLEIEKNPSDAYEYTSKGNLVAVVSNGTAILGLGDRGALASKPVMEGKGVLFKKFADIDVFDIEVNSHDPDEIIKVVAAISPTFGGINLEDIKAPECFYIEEELKKMLDIPVFHDDQHGTAIISSAGLANALEIVGKKHEDIRLVISGAGASAISCAELAIRWGVKRENIMLVDTRGVVYKGRKEGMNKYKDMLAVEDKGHRTLADAMQGADVFYGLSVANVLSPEMVKTMADDPIIFAMANPDPEIKPELAREARKDVIIATGRSDYVNQVNNVLGFPFIFRGALDVRAKGINEEMKFAASQALAALAKEDVPDSVIRAYGGGAIKFGREYIIPKPLDPRVLLWEAPAVAEMGMKTGVARKTIDINEYREQLAYRQGKGERIRYFFQNKARTSGGTKRVVFAEGEEQKIIRAAYQIKEEGIATPVLIGRESVIAEKLKMLGLEYKPEVVDPDKFGKLEAYSKAFYDLRQRKGVMAGDAHKRVLDPNVLGPMMVKIGDADAFVSGLTYDYPEVIRPALQIHHTAAGATRAAGVYIMIVDDKVFLFTDATVNIEPTAEDLAEIATLAADYAVKLELDPHVAFLSFSNFGSTPHPLSDKVRKAVALVKERRPDLRVDGEMQADTAVMPDIIEERYPFSAVKDANVLVFPSLESANIAYKLLARLGNAKAIGPILLGVGAPVHVLQTGDDVNTIVQITSVAVMDAMGREEKAEKKGKKK, encoded by the coding sequence ATGGCTACGTTTACGCGTGAAGACGCACTCGAATATCATCGTTTGAAAGGCAAACCCGGCAAGGTGGCGATCGTGCCCACCAAGCCGATGGATACCCAGCGCGATCTGAGTTTGGCATATTCGCCCGGTGTGGCGGAACCCGTGCTGGAGATCGAGAAGAATCCCAGCGACGCCTACGAGTACACCTCGAAGGGCAATTTGGTGGCGGTGGTTTCCAACGGGACGGCGATCCTCGGTCTCGGTGACCGCGGCGCGCTGGCGAGCAAGCCCGTCATGGAAGGCAAGGGCGTGCTGTTCAAGAAATTCGCGGATATCGATGTGTTCGACATCGAGGTCAATTCGCACGACCCGGATGAGATCATCAAAGTCGTCGCCGCGATCTCCCCGACATTTGGCGGCATCAACCTCGAAGACATCAAAGCTCCTGAATGTTTCTACATTGAAGAAGAATTGAAAAAGATGCTGGATATCCCCGTCTTCCACGACGACCAGCACGGCACGGCGATCATCTCATCGGCGGGACTTGCGAATGCGCTGGAGATCGTTGGGAAAAAGCATGAGGACATCCGCCTCGTCATTTCGGGTGCGGGCGCTTCGGCGATCTCATGCGCGGAACTGGCGATCCGTTGGGGCGTGAAGCGCGAGAACATCATGCTGGTGGATACAAGGGGCGTGGTGTACAAGGGACGCAAGGAAGGCATGAACAAGTACAAGGACATGCTGGCGGTCGAGGATAAAGGTCATCGCACGCTGGCGGATGCCATGCAGGGTGCGGACGTGTTCTACGGGCTTTCCGTTGCGAACGTGCTTTCGCCTGAAATGGTCAAGACCATGGCGGACGACCCGATCATCTTTGCGATGGCGAACCCCGACCCGGAGATCAAGCCTGAACTGGCACGTGAAGCCCGCAAGGATGTCATCATCGCAACCGGGCGCTCGGACTATGTCAACCAGGTCAACAACGTGCTTGGCTTCCCGTTCATCTTCCGCGGCGCATTGGACGTGCGCGCAAAGGGCATCAACGAAGAGATGAAATTCGCGGCATCGCAAGCGCTGGCAGCGTTGGCAAAGGAAGATGTCCCGGATTCAGTGATCAGGGCGTACGGAGGCGGGGCGATCAAGTTCGGGCGCGAGTACATCATTCCCAAGCCGCTCGATCCGCGTGTGTTGCTGTGGGAGGCTCCCGCCGTCGCTGAAATGGGCATGAAGACCGGCGTGGCGCGCAAGACCATCGACATCAACGAATACAGGGAACAGCTTGCATACCGTCAGGGCAAGGGCGAGCGCATCCGCTATTTCTTCCAGAACAAGGCGCGCACCTCCGGCGGGACGAAACGCGTGGTCTTTGCCGAGGGCGAGGAACAGAAGATCATCCGCGCGGCGTATCAGATCAAGGAAGAGGGTATTGCCACTCCGGTGTTGATCGGACGCGAGAGCGTGATCGCTGAGAAGCTTAAGATGCTTGGGTTGGAGTACAAGCCCGAGGTGGTGGACCCCGACAAGTTCGGGAAGTTGGAGGCGTATTCGAAGGCGTTCTATGACCTGCGCCAACGCAAGGGTGTGATGGCGGGCGACGCCCATAAACGCGTGCTTGATCCGAATGTGCTGGGTCCCATGATGGTCAAAATAGGCGATGCGGATGCCTTCGTCTCCGGCTTGACGTATGATTATCCCGAAGTGATCCGTCCTGCGCTGCAGATCCATCACACGGCGGCGGGAGCGACGCGTGCTGCGGGCGTGTATATCATGATCGTGGACGACAAGGTCTTCCTGTTCACGGATGCGACGGTCAATATCGAGCCGACGGCGGAAGATCTGGCGGAGATCGCCACCCTCGCCGCGGACTACGCCGTGAAGTTGGAACTCGACCCGCACGTGGCGTTCCTCTCGTTCTCGAACTTCGGCTCGACGCCTCATCCGCTCTCGGACAAGGTCCGCAAGGCGGTGGCGCTGGTCAAGGAACGCCGCCCTGACCTGCGCGTGGACGGTGAGATGCAGGCGGACACGGCGGTGATGCCCGACATCATCGAAGAGCGCTATCCGTTCAGTGCGGTGAAGGATGCCAATGTGCTGGTCTTCCCGTCACTTGAATCCGCGAACATTGCCTACAAACTGCTGGCACGGCTCGGCAACGCCAAAGCCATCGGACCGATCCTGCTGGGTGTTGGCGCGCCGGTGCACGTCTTGCAGACCGGTGACGATGTCAATACCATCGTCCAGATCACGTCTGTGGCGGTGATGGATGCGATGGGACGCGAGGAGAAAGCGGAGAAGAAGGGCAAGAAGAAGTAG
- the trpS gene encoding tryptophan--tRNA ligase translates to MAKKGRVFSGARPTGRQHLGNYLGAIQNYVALQADFDCVYCIVDVHALTTVETTQELRQNTFEMALDWLAAGIRPDESILFVQSHVPEVMELHTYLSMVTQFGKLTDLPTFKEKVAQQPENVNYGLLGYPVLMTADIVLYKTDVVPVGIDQAPHLEFAREVVRSFNYRYNTKVLIEPQVKHTEILKVLGIDGKAKMSKSLNNHIELASTPEETVKRVREMVTDPARQRKTDPGNPDVCNVFTMHKIFSPQDEVDMINTECRRAGIGCVDCKLRFANNLNKHLEPFRAKRAELESKTDYVKDVLDDGGKRARAIAQNTMEEVREAMQLP, encoded by the coding sequence ATGGCAAAAAAGGGAAGGGTTTTTTCGGGCGCGCGTCCCACGGGACGCCAGCATTTGGGGAATTATCTTGGCGCGATCCAGAACTATGTCGCGCTTCAAGCGGACTTTGATTGTGTGTACTGTATCGTGGATGTGCATGCGCTGACAACGGTCGAGACCACGCAGGAACTGCGGCAGAATACCTTTGAAATGGCGCTGGACTGGCTCGCAGCAGGGATTCGACCTGACGAGTCGATCCTGTTCGTACAGTCGCATGTCCCCGAGGTCATGGAACTGCACACGTATCTTTCGATGGTCACACAGTTCGGAAAATTGACCGACCTGCCGACGTTCAAGGAAAAGGTCGCGCAGCAGCCCGAGAATGTCAATTATGGCTTGCTTGGTTATCCCGTATTGATGACCGCGGACATCGTGCTTTACAAAACGGACGTCGTACCGGTTGGGATTGACCAGGCTCCGCATCTTGAATTTGCGCGCGAAGTGGTGCGTTCGTTCAATTATCGTTACAACACCAAGGTTTTGATCGAGCCGCAGGTGAAGCATACCGAGATTCTCAAAGTGCTGGGCATCGACGGCAAAGCCAAGATGAGCAAGAGTTTGAACAACCATATCGAACTCGCCTCCACGCCCGAAGAGACGGTCAAACGCGTGCGCGAAATGGTCACCGACCCTGCCCGCCAGCGCAAGACCGATCCGGGCAATCCCGATGTCTGTAACGTGTTCACGATGCACAAGATATTCTCTCCGCAGGACGAAGTGGATATGATCAACACCGAATGCCGCCGCGCTGGCATCGGCTGTGTGGATTGCAAACTGCGCTTTGCCAACAATCTTAATAAACATCTCGAACCCTTCCGTGCCAAACGTGCTGAGCTCGAATCCAAGACGGACTACGTCAAGGACGTATTGGATGACGGCGGAAAACGTGCCCGCGCCATCGCGCAGAACACCATGGAAGAGGTCCGCGAGGCGATGCAGCTTCCATAA
- a CDS encoding type II toxin-antitoxin system PemK/MazF family toxin, producing MKRGEIWLVNLDPTIGAEIKKTRPAIIVSSDLVGILPLKLVVPLTDWKDRYSSAPWMVRLDPDEQNGLRKSSAADALQIRSISEQRLVKRLGVIPALQVAQIVQSVMHVLQR from the coding sequence ATGAAGCGGGGGGAGATCTGGCTGGTGAATCTGGATCCAACAATTGGGGCAGAGATTAAAAAGACGCGCCCTGCGATCATCGTCAGCAGTGACCTGGTTGGAATACTGCCGCTTAAATTAGTCGTCCCGTTGACCGATTGGAAAGATCGGTATTCCTCCGCTCCATGGATGGTACGGCTCGACCCCGATGAACAAAACGGATTGAGAAAAAGTTCGGCTGCCGATGCCCTGCAAATTCGTTCCATTTCCGAACAGCGGCTGGTCAAACGCTTGGGAGTGATACCGGCTTTGCAGGTTGCCCAGATCGTCCAGTCCGTGATGCATGTCCTTCAACGATAA
- a CDS encoding SDR family NAD(P)-dependent oxidoreductase, with product MESAYFQKNALVTGGLGFIGSNLAHKLVELGANVTIVDNLEPDSGANPFNVQDIKGRIRIIRADIGDETEMRSAMDGQHYLFNLAGQMSHFGSMQDPFRDLNINVVAQLKLLEVCRKTNPRVNIVFAGTRQVYGRPKYLPVDETHLLTPLDNNGVSKRAAEMYHIVYNRVHGMTTSVLRMTNVYGPRMRIKDDKLTFIGWWFRQLLEGEEIQIFGDGSQIRDLNHVDDVIHALLLCAAHPSANGKIYNLGGDPITLLELARLMIQIRGDGKYTLVPFPENRKRIDIGDYYGDYSRIQRDLGWSPRRLLRDGIKTMLDFYTMNKEHYL from the coding sequence ATGGAATCTGCTTACTTCCAGAAGAACGCGCTTGTCACGGGTGGGCTGGGTTTTATTGGCAGTAATCTCGCGCACAAACTGGTCGAACTTGGCGCGAACGTCACCATTGTGGATAACCTTGAACCCGATTCTGGCGCGAATCCCTTCAATGTGCAGGACATAAAAGGCCGCATCCGCATCATTCGGGCGGATATTGGCGATGAAACCGAAATGCGGTCTGCCATGGATGGACAGCATTATCTGTTCAACCTCGCCGGGCAGATGAGTCACTTTGGCAGTATGCAGGATCCGTTTAGAGACCTGAACATCAACGTGGTGGCGCAATTGAAACTACTGGAGGTTTGCCGAAAGACCAATCCCCGGGTCAATATTGTCTTTGCGGGGACGCGCCAGGTCTATGGACGTCCGAAATACCTGCCTGTGGATGAAACTCACCTGCTCACCCCGCTTGATAACAACGGCGTCAGCAAGCGCGCCGCCGAGATGTATCACATCGTCTACAATCGCGTACATGGCATGACGACCAGCGTCCTGCGCATGACCAATGTGTACGGTCCGCGCATGAGGATCAAGGACGACAAACTGACCTTCATCGGTTGGTGGTTTCGCCAATTGCTGGAAGGCGAGGAGATCCAGATCTTCGGCGACGGCAGCCAGATCCGCGACTTGAACCATGTGGATGATGTCATCCATGCCCTGCTGTTATGCGCGGCGCATCCCTCGGCGAACGGCAAAATTTACAATCTTGGCGGCGATCCCATCACCTTGCTGGAACTTGCCCGTTTGATGATACAGATCCGCGGCGATGGTAAATACACACTTGTGCCGTTCCCTGAAAACCGCAAACGTATCGACATCGGCGATTACTACGGCGATTACAGCCGCATTCAAAGAGACCTCGGTTGGAGTCCGCGTAGGCTGTTGCGCGATGGGATAAAAACAATGCTTGATTTTTACACAATGAACAAAGAGCATTATCTGTGA
- a CDS encoding MFS transporter, translating to MTQLESIARKITGILFATQSLASAGFIAAATLNSIVGRDLSQNASWAGVPTAVYLLAGAFSAFVWGYVFDAIGRRGGLTTGLSIGMVGSGLTFYAIAIHSFPLFLAGMVLMGMANAAVQLGRFAAAEVNKPEHRGRAISNVVIGGTVGSVVGPFVAGPAGAIVGPLGIDELAGAYLVAAVLFAIGALVVFFGLRPDPREIGKQVAEQFPETVSASGEVRSVFQILRVPAAQVAVVSMVLGQMVMVLVMVITSLHMRGHDHGLTDISIVISSHTFGMYAFSIISGRLSDRWGRGPVILAGSATLVVACLAATISPDVLPLGVALFLLGLGWNFCYVGGSTLLADQLSPPERARTQGFNDLLIGLASALGSLQSGFIFASLGYDMMAYVSAAVALIPLAAVAIWMSKRTPARAST from the coding sequence ATGACCCAACTCGAATCCATTGCTCGAAAAATTACCGGTATCCTCTTTGCTACCCAGTCACTCGCCTCGGCAGGCTTCATAGCGGCGGCGACGCTCAACTCTATCGTTGGCAGGGATTTGAGCCAGAACGCCAGTTGGGCGGGCGTGCCGACGGCGGTCTATTTGCTGGCGGGCGCATTCTCTGCGTTCGTGTGGGGCTACGTCTTTGACGCCATCGGTCGGCGCGGCGGCTTGACGACCGGACTCAGCATTGGCATGGTCGGTTCGGGGTTGACGTTTTATGCGATTGCTATCCATTCCTTTCCGCTGTTTTTGGCGGGCATGGTGCTGATGGGCATGGCGAACGCGGCGGTGCAGCTCGGTCGCTTTGCGGCGGCGGAGGTCAACAAACCCGAGCATCGCGGACGCGCCATCTCGAACGTGGTCATCGGCGGGACGGTCGGCTCGGTGGTCGGTCCGTTCGTGGCGGGACCGGCAGGCGCCATCGTCGGTCCGTTGGGCATCGATGAACTGGCAGGCGCGTATCTCGTTGCGGCGGTTTTGTTCGCGATTGGCGCGCTGGTCGTGTTTTTCGGTCTGCGCCCCGATCCGCGCGAGATCGGGAAACAGGTGGCGGAACAATTCCCTGAAACCGTATCAGCCTCCGGTGAGGTGCGAAGCGTGTTTCAGATCCTGCGCGTACCTGCCGCGCAAGTGGCGGTCGTCAGCATGGTGCTTGGTCAGATGGTGATGGTGCTGGTCATGGTTATCACATCCCTGCACATGCGCGGGCACGACCACGGCTTGACGGATATTTCGATCGTGATCTCGTCGCATACGTTTGGGATGTACGCGTTTTCGATCATTTCAGGGCGCCTCTCGGACCGCTGGGGGCGGGGTCCTGTTATTCTCGCAGGGTCTGCCACGCTGGTGGTTGCCTGCCTCGCCGCCACCATCTCGCCCGATGTCCTGCCGCTGGGTGTGGCGTTGTTCCTGCTCGGCTTGGGCTGGAATTTTTGTTATGTGGGCGGCTCGACCCTGCTTGCCGACCAGCTCTCACCGCCCGAACGCGCGCGCACGCAAGGCTTCAATGACCTGCTCATCGGGCTGGCTTCCGCGCTCGGCAGTCTGCAAAGCGGATTCATCTTCGCTTCGCTCGGCTACGACATGATGGCATACGTCAGCGCGGCGGTGGCGCTGATTCCGCTGGCGGCGGTGGCGATCTGGATGAGCAAACGAACACCTGCACGCGCAAGCACATGA
- a CDS encoding glycosyltransferase family 39 protein: MSDPLPTGKDEASNVRRFVAFVGIFIILLSQFLVFSEPLVEGGLFPPFTWLAVLGVVILVASQLIRPTPFVQKLSETRFFSERVFWIQVSILLSVLTASATTFFMTHTRVNYIPVVTIWLLSAVCYLYSFRSTMNYSRSITDWLKANRVEILSVVVVMFFAAAVRLYQLGDIPRVLDGDEGSVGLFAQATSVAPLTNPFALWENFGALYLQFINLSLKFFGITPFGLRLMPAIGGILAIPAVYLLARRIGGQRIALIAAIILAFSHSHIHFSRIVSVAYIQGTWLAPLEVYFLLSGLQKRESWRTAVGGIILAMHFSVYLTSQVIAGIILVFMLIAILFYRKWFMPRVPQALAFWGGFLIMILPSAVYIFGNPEQFLNRLTQAGTFQSGYLDMVMADTGQSAVQVLFGRVVNAFLSLIYYPALDFYGSPAPMMSMISSVMFLTGMGLALWRLRDPAFLLLNGYFWGATVSIGVFATPPSADSYRMLMALPAAIIMASLGLDMVMELIGLGWKNMRTAYTFAVSSVLVSLLIFNLWTYYADFAGQCRFAENIVGRFASYLGRQVSEIESEQRIYLLSDNEFRHGTHASAYFLSRSRPVINFPDPVDTLTPISGETIIAPPSRIEELEAWADANPGGSLHYEYDCDTNILLMYRVP; encoded by the coding sequence ATGTCCGATCCATTGCCGACCGGCAAAGATGAAGCGTCGAATGTCAGGCGGTTCGTTGCCTTTGTGGGGATTTTCATTATTTTGTTGAGTCAGTTCCTTGTTTTTTCCGAGCCGTTGGTGGAAGGCGGGTTGTTTCCTCCGTTTACATGGTTGGCGGTGTTGGGGGTTGTGATATTGGTTGCCAGTCAGCTTATCCGCCCAACTCCATTTGTGCAGAAATTATCAGAGACGCGCTTTTTTAGCGAGCGCGTTTTTTGGATCCAGGTTTCCATTTTGCTGTCGGTCTTGACAGCCAGCGCGACCACTTTCTTCATGACGCACACGCGGGTCAATTACATTCCGGTTGTGACGATCTGGTTGTTGAGCGCGGTATGTTATTTGTATTCGTTCCGCTCCACCATGAATTATTCACGCTCCATTACGGATTGGTTGAAAGCCAATCGGGTCGAGATCTTGTCCGTTGTTGTGGTGATGTTTTTTGCGGCGGCGGTGCGGCTTTATCAATTGGGCGATATTCCGCGCGTATTGGATGGGGACGAAGGGTCGGTGGGTTTGTTTGCGCAAGCGACGTCTGTCGCTCCATTGACCAATCCCTTTGCCTTGTGGGAGAACTTTGGCGCGCTGTATTTGCAATTCATCAACCTGTCGTTGAAGTTCTTTGGGATCACTCCATTTGGATTGCGCTTGATGCCTGCCATTGGCGGGATTTTGGCGATTCCCGCTGTGTATCTGCTCGCACGCCGGATCGGCGGTCAGCGGATCGCATTGATCGCCGCGATCATTCTTGCCTTTTCACATTCCCACATCCATTTCAGTCGTATCGTTTCCGTGGCGTACATCCAGGGGACATGGCTGGCTCCGTTGGAGGTCTATTTCCTGCTCAGCGGGTTGCAGAAGCGCGAATCGTGGCGGACGGCAGTGGGCGGTATCATTCTGGCGATGCACTTTTCCGTCTACCTGACATCCCAGGTTATTGCCGGGATCATCCTTGTCTTCATGTTGATCGCCATCCTGTTCTACCGCAAATGGTTCATGCCCCGCGTTCCGCAGGCATTGGCGTTTTGGGGCGGTTTTCTGATCATGATCCTGCCTTCGGCTGTTTATATTTTTGGAAACCCTGAACAATTTCTCAATCGCCTCACTCAGGCTGGGACGTTCCAATCAGGATATTTGGATATGGTGATGGCAGATACGGGACAGAGCGCGGTGCAGGTTCTGTTCGGACGTGTCGTCAATGCCTTCCTGTCCTTGATCTATTACCCTGCGCTCGATTTCTACGGTTCCCCTGCGCCGATGATGAGCATGATCTCCAGCGTCATGTTTCTGACGGGCATGGGATTGGCACTGTGGCGTTTGCGCGACCCAGCCTTCCTGTTGTTGAATGGATATTTTTGGGGCGCGACCGTTTCCATCGGTGTGTTTGCCACGCCGCCCTCGGCAGATTCATACCGCATGTTGATGGCGCTTCCCGCCGCGATCATCATGGCTTCCCTGGGGTTGGACATGGTCATGGAATTGATCGGCTTGGGCTGGAAGAATATGCGGACTGCCTATACATTTGCCGTATCCAGCGTCCTTGTCAGCCTGCTTATCTTCAATTTGTGGACGTACTACGCAGATTTTGCGGGTCAGTGCCGTTTTGCGGAAAACATTGTCGGACGATTTGCATCGTATCTTGGCAGGCAGGTCAGTGAGATTGAAAGCGAGCAGCGCATTTACCTGCTCAGCGATAACGAGTTCAGGCATGGAACGCATGCCTCCGCGTATTTCCTCAGCCGCAGCCGCCCCGTCATCAATTTTCCCGACCCGGTGGATACCCTCACTCCGATCTCCGGCGAGACCATCATCGCGCCGCCAAGCCGAATCGAAGAATTGGAGGCTTGGGCAGATGCCAATCCCGGCGGCAGCCTCCATTACGAATACGACTGCGATACGAACATCCTGCTCATGTATCGCGTCCCATAG
- a CDS encoding glycosyltransferase family 2 protein, giving the protein MAGRRISSLSAVFPAYNDGGTIGSMVAAAWIACRQVTDDFEIIVVNDGSADYTSLVLEETAKRYPELRVITHESNRGYGAALRSGFSAAAKEWVFYTDGDSQYNPLELVDLVNALRDDVDMVNGYKLSRNDSFMRIVIGRAYHYFVKFLFGIRIRDVDCDFRLIPRRILNEIELESVSGAICLELVKKIEDAGYRFAEAPVNHYSRKYGVSQFFVPWRIFRTFRQLAGLYWTLVIKKEHLRNKRS; this is encoded by the coding sequence ATGGCGGGGAGACGGATCTCCAGCCTGAGCGCGGTTTTCCCTGCCTACAACGATGGCGGGACGATCGGCAGCATGGTTGCCGCCGCATGGATCGCCTGCCGGCAGGTGACCGATGATTTTGAGATCATTGTCGTCAACGATGGCAGCGCGGATTACACATCGCTTGTGTTGGAGGAAACGGCAAAACGCTATCCCGAATTGCGCGTTATCACGCACGAATCCAATCGCGGGTATGGCGCGGCATTGCGCAGCGGATTTTCCGCCGCGGCAAAGGAGTGGGTTTTCTATACGGATGGCGATTCCCAGTACAACCCGCTGGAACTGGTGGATCTGGTGAACGCGCTCCGCGACGACGTGGATATGGTCAACGGCTATAAACTGTCCCGCAATGATTCGTTCATGCGCATCGTCATCGGACGGGCGTATCATTACTTTGTGAAATTCCTGTTCGGCATCCGCATCCGCGATGTGGATTGCGACTTTCGCCTGATTCCCCGCCGCATATTAAATGAGATCGAGTTGGAAAGCGTCAGCGGCGCGATCTGTCTGGAGCTGGTGAAAAAGATCGAAGACGCGGGCTATCGCTTCGCCGAAGCGCCGGTCAACCATTATTCGCGCAAATACGGCGTGTCGCAATTCTTTGTGCCCTGGCGCATCTTCCGCACCTTTCGCCAGCTTGCAGGCTTGTATTGGACTCTTGTTATCAAGAAGGAACATCTTCGCAACAAACGATCCTGA
- a CDS encoding DegT/DnrJ/EryC1/StrS family aminotransferase → MKEIPIIDLKKQYESIRAEVDAAIARVLAKGSYILGGEVGAFEAEFAEYCGVDHAVGVASGTDALQLALLACGVGEKDEVITTAHTAVATVSAIEATGARPVFVDIDLVRFGLDPKLVAQKLTSRTRVILPVHLYGCPVDMDPILELARENNLLVVEDCAQAHGAMYAGHKVGSLGDIAAFSFYPTKNLGAFGDGGAVVTNHSGLAEKVRLLRQYGWKERYVSLVKGMNSRLDELQAAILRVKLKHLDVWNARRRELASLYIDLLSGTDLVLPAQLPGSEYVFHQFVIRHPRRDDLQAYLKQMGIHTLVHYPVPVHLQPAYADFGYAEGSLPNTELAAREVLSLPLYPELTEDDVRRVSQRVLEFFSKKM, encoded by the coding sequence ATGAAAGAGATCCCGATCATTGACCTGAAAAAACAATACGAGTCCATACGCGCCGAGGTGGATGCTGCTATTGCGCGCGTGCTGGCGAAGGGCTCATACATTCTCGGCGGGGAGGTCGGCGCTTTCGAGGCGGAGTTCGCTGAATACTGCGGCGTTGATCATGCTGTCGGCGTTGCTTCGGGGACGGACGCCTTGCAATTGGCATTGCTCGCCTGCGGCGTGGGGGAAAAGGACGAAGTGATCACCACTGCCCATACCGCAGTGGCAACTGTCAGCGCGATCGAGGCGACGGGGGCGCGTCCCGTCTTTGTGGATATTGACCTCGTCCGCTTCGGGCTTGACCCGAAACTGGTTGCCCAAAAATTGACATCGCGAACCCGTGTCATTCTTCCTGTGCATCTCTACGGCTGCCCCGTGGATATGGATCCCATTTTGGAATTGGCGCGGGAGAATAATTTGCTCGTTGTGGAAGATTGCGCGCAGGCGCATGGCGCGATGTATGCTGGACACAAGGTCGGCTCGTTGGGTGACATCGCCGCCTTCAGTTTTTACCCGACGAAAAATCTCGGCGCGTTCGGTGATGGGGGGGCGGTGGTGACGAATCATTCAGGGTTGGCGGAGAAGGTGCGGTTACTGCGCCAATACGGCTGGAAGGAGCGCTATGTAAGCCTTGTCAAAGGCATGAACAGCCGACTTGATGAATTGCAGGCGGCGATCCTGCGCGTTAAATTGAAGCATTTGGATGTATGGAATGCCCGCCGCAGGGAACTTGCCAGCCTATACATTGATTTGCTCTCCGGCACGGATCTGGTTTTGCCCGCCCAGCTGCCGGGAAGCGAGTATGTTTTTCACCAATTTGTCATTCGTCATCCCCGGCGGGATGATTTGCAAGCGTATCTGAAGCAGATGGGTATTCATACGCTGGTACATTACCCAGTTCCAGTCCACCTCCAGCCCGCCTACGCGGATTTTGGGTATGCCGAAGGCAGCCTGCCAAATACCGAACTTGCGGCGCGGGAGGTGCTGTCCCTGCCGCTGTACCCCGAGTTGACTGAAGACGATGTGCGGCGGGTCTCACAACGCGTCCTTGAATTCTTTTCGAAAAAAATGTGA
- a CDS encoding zinc ribbon domain-containing protein: MPVYTYRCESCGIQFERHQSFTDSPLKTCPECRKKALKKVITPTKIIFKGSGFYATDHKSPSGSATTSSKKSDTESKPSSSE; the protein is encoded by the coding sequence ATGCCAGTTTATACCTATCGCTGTGAATCATGCGGGATCCAGTTCGAACGCCACCAGTCGTTCACGGATTCGCCTTTAAAGACCTGCCCCGAGTGCCGCAAGAAGGCGCTCAAAAAGGTCATCACCCCGACCAAGATCATCTTCAAGGGGTCGGGTTTTTATGCCACAGACCACAAGTCGCCTTCGGGCAGCGCCACTACCAGTTCGAAAAAGAGCGATACGGAAAGCAAACCGTCGTCAAGTGAATAA